A section of the Paenibacillus aurantius genome encodes:
- the asnS gene encoding asparagine--tRNA ligase, protein MKKSTIREVSRYAGESVTIGCWLNNKRSSGKIQFLQLRDGTGYIQAVVVKSEVSEEVWEAARSLTQESSLYVTGTIREEARSQSGYEMTVEKLEIIQLTSDYPITPKEHGVDFLMDHRHLWIRSPRQRAILVIRAEIIRAVQQYFDEKGFQLVDPPILTPSSCEGTTNLFHTKYFDEDAFLTQSGQLYMEAAAMALGRVYSFGPTFRAEKSKTRRHLIEFWMIEPEMAFTDHEESLTVQEEFVSHIVQSVLRNCRQELETLGRDISKLEQIQAPFPRITYDEAIDFLHEKGFDLPWGEDFGAPHETAIAESYNKPVFITHYPTSIKAFYMKPDPNRPEVVLCADMIAPEGYGEIIGGSQRIDDPELMEERFKEHELSKEAYQWYLDLRRYGSVPHSGFGLGLERTVAWICGLEHVRETIPFPRLLYRLYP, encoded by the coding sequence ATGAAGAAAAGCACGATTAGAGAAGTCAGCCGCTACGCCGGGGAGAGCGTCACCATCGGCTGCTGGCTGAACAACAAGCGTTCAAGCGGGAAGATCCAATTTTTGCAGCTGAGGGACGGTACGGGCTACATCCAGGCCGTCGTCGTCAAGAGCGAAGTGAGCGAAGAGGTATGGGAAGCCGCCCGCAGTCTGACGCAGGAAAGCTCTCTATATGTAACCGGGACCATTCGAGAGGAAGCGAGAAGCCAAAGCGGCTATGAAATGACGGTGGAGAAGCTGGAGATTATCCAGCTGACGTCGGATTATCCCATTACCCCTAAGGAACACGGGGTGGATTTCCTTATGGATCACCGGCATTTGTGGATTCGTTCTCCGCGTCAGAGAGCGATCCTGGTTATCCGGGCGGAAATCATTCGCGCCGTTCAACAATATTTTGATGAGAAGGGGTTCCAGCTGGTCGATCCGCCTATCCTGACCCCTTCTTCCTGTGAAGGCACCACCAATCTGTTTCATACGAAATACTTCGATGAGGATGCCTTCCTGACCCAGAGCGGCCAGCTCTATATGGAAGCGGCGGCTATGGCTCTCGGACGGGTGTATTCCTTTGGGCCTACTTTCCGGGCCGAGAAATCCAAGACCCGCCGCCACCTCATCGAATTCTGGATGATTGAGCCGGAGATGGCCTTTACCGATCATGAGGAAAGCCTAACCGTTCAAGAAGAATTTGTTTCCCACATTGTCCAGTCGGTGCTCCGGAACTGCCGTCAAGAGCTGGAGACCCTCGGCCGGGACATCAGCAAGCTGGAACAGATCCAGGCTCCTTTTCCACGTATCACCTATGACGAGGCCATTGACTTTCTGCACGAAAAAGGCTTTGACCTTCCGTGGGGAGAGGATTTTGGGGCTCCCCATGAAACCGCCATCGCCGAAAGCTACAACAAGCCGGTATTCATTACTCACTACCCGACCAGCATAAAAGCCTTCTACATGAAGCCGGATCCTAACCGGCCGGAAGTCGTTCTGTGTGCGGATATGATCGCTCCCGAGGGCTACGGTGAGATTATCGGCGGAAGCCAGCGGATCGACGATCCGGAGCTGATGGAGGAGCGTTTCAAGGAGCATGAGCTTTCCAAGGAAGCTTACCAGTGGTACCTTGATCTTCGCCGGTACGGCAGCGTGCCTCATTCCGGTTTCGGTCTGGGACTGGAACGGACCGTAGCGTGGATTTGCGGACTTGAGCACGTTAGGGAAACCATTCCGTTCCCGCGTTTGCTGTACCGTCTGTATCCATAA
- a CDS encoding 3-hydroxyacyl-CoA dehydrogenase family protein: MKYSKIGVVGVGNVGQGIAEMLSEKGLDVLLLDQNPDRLEASLNAIEISLDKQIERWGITQTEKKLILSRIHKTVTMEEMADCSLVIESISEELEAKKDIFRRLDRICGPEVILASTTSTLSVTELASVCDSPERVIGLHFLVPVSKKIDLVEIIRGIKTSEETFQNTKYFAEKVIEQKGIQVYESPGLVTTRLICTLINEAVTTLTEGVATAEDIDSAMRMGYDFRYGPLEMADRFGIDSVYAALERMFREYGDLKYRPSYLLKKMIRAGQLGVKSGEGFFRYDKDGDRL; this comes from the coding sequence GTGAAATACTCCAAAATTGGCGTGGTCGGTGTCGGGAATGTAGGCCAGGGGATCGCCGAGATGCTTTCGGAAAAAGGGCTGGATGTGCTTCTGCTGGATCAGAATCCGGATAGGCTTGAGGCTTCATTGAATGCCATTGAAATTAGCCTCGATAAGCAAATCGAACGGTGGGGCATTACCCAGACGGAGAAGAAACTCATTCTTTCCCGTATTCATAAAACGGTCACGATGGAAGAAATGGCGGATTGCAGTCTGGTGATCGAGTCCATAAGCGAGGAGCTGGAAGCAAAGAAGGACATTTTCCGGCGGTTGGACCGGATTTGCGGACCGGAGGTCATTCTTGCCAGTACCACCTCTACCTTGAGTGTGACGGAGCTGGCGAGCGTATGCGATTCTCCCGAGAGGGTGATCGGGCTTCACTTCCTCGTTCCCGTCTCGAAGAAGATCGACCTGGTGGAAATCATCCGCGGCATCAAAACCTCCGAGGAAACGTTCCAGAACACCAAATATTTTGCAGAGAAGGTCATCGAGCAGAAAGGCATTCAGGTTTACGAGTCTCCGGGACTCGTGACCACCCGGCTGATCTGTACGCTGATTAACGAAGCCGTCACCACGCTAACCGAAGGGGTGGCGACGGCCGAGGATATCGATTCGGCCATGCGGATGGGCTACGATTTCCGCTACGGGCCTCTGGAGATGGCGGACCGCTTCGGAATTGATTCGGTCTATGCCGCCTTGGAGCGCATGTTCCGCGAATACGGCGATCTGAAATACCGGCCCTCTTATCTGCTCAAGAAAATGATCCGGGCGGGCCAGCTTGGGGTAAAATCGGGAGAAGGCTTCTTCCGCTACGACAAGGACGGTGACCGGCTGTGA
- a CDS encoding AAA family ATPase, whose product MPKYFKEILIGVAPVVLIFLAFVGVNVVPVLMIMAIVAAFFFLGKPKGAITASVERKTKTRTPSYLTFEDIGGQDRAKNELKEALDFLIKHEEIKKFGIRPLKGILLEGPPGTGKTLMAKAAAHYTNSVFVSASGSEFVEMYVGVGASRVRDLFKDARTRAQKENKDSAIVFIDEIDVVGGKREGGQHREYDQTLNQLLTEMDGIHTTDTPRILIMAATNRKEMLDSALLRPGRFDRHISVDLPDKKGRMHILNIHAKNKPLAVNVNLEKVAEESFNFSGAQLESLMNEAAVYAMRENVDLIEHRHLSLAIDKVIMGEKSDRESNKEERERVALHELGHAIMAERVKPGSVSQVALSPRGQALGYVRHNPSADQYLYTRQELEGRIMVALGGSAAEEIFYGNRSTGSRNDFEQALHMVRTMMDSGLTSLGIIDREMVTKEELMKENSKILDQLFAQTREVLERHRAVFQQSLAILIKEEVLSGEQFRNLLKAITQKSTA is encoded by the coding sequence ATGCCTAAATACTTTAAAGAGATACTGATTGGCGTCGCACCGGTCGTTTTGATCTTTTTGGCTTTTGTCGGCGTGAACGTGGTGCCTGTTCTGATGATTATGGCTATCGTGGCGGCATTCTTTTTCCTTGGCAAGCCGAAGGGCGCCATTACCGCTTCCGTCGAACGCAAGACCAAGACCCGCACCCCTTCCTATCTGACCTTTGAAGATATTGGGGGACAGGACCGCGCCAAGAATGAACTGAAGGAAGCTCTCGATTTTCTGATCAAGCATGAGGAAATCAAGAAGTTCGGCATTCGTCCCCTGAAAGGGATTCTGCTGGAGGGCCCTCCCGGAACCGGGAAGACCTTGATGGCGAAAGCTGCGGCTCATTATACGAATTCCGTATTCGTATCCGCCTCCGGTAGCGAATTTGTGGAGATGTATGTAGGGGTAGGGGCGAGCCGGGTCCGAGACCTGTTCAAGGATGCCCGGACGCGCGCCCAGAAGGAAAACAAAGACAGTGCTATTGTCTTTATTGATGAAATCGATGTGGTGGGCGGCAAAAGGGAAGGCGGGCAGCACCGCGAATACGATCAGACGCTTAACCAGCTGCTGACCGAGATGGACGGCATCCATACCACGGATACGCCTCGTATTCTGATTATGGCCGCGACCAACCGCAAGGAAATGCTTGACAGTGCCCTGCTTCGTCCGGGCCGCTTTGACCGGCATATTTCGGTCGATCTTCCCGACAAGAAGGGCCGCATGCACATTCTTAATATTCATGCGAAGAACAAACCGCTTGCGGTTAACGTGAATTTGGAGAAGGTGGCGGAAGAATCGTTTAATTTCTCCGGCGCCCAGCTGGAAAGCCTGATGAACGAAGCAGCCGTCTATGCCATGCGCGAGAACGTCGATCTTATCGAGCACCGGCATCTCTCTCTAGCGATTGACAAGGTGATTATGGGCGAGAAGTCCGACCGGGAGAGCAACAAGGAAGAAAGAGAACGCGTGGCGCTCCATGAGCTGGGGCATGCGATAATGGCGGAGAGGGTTAAGCCAGGTTCCGTGTCTCAGGTAGCACTTAGTCCCCGTGGACAAGCCCTTGGGTATGTACGTCACAATCCGTCGGCGGACCAGTATCTGTACACAAGGCAGGAACTCGAAGGCCGGATTATGGTGGCCCTCGGCGGATCCGCGGCAGAAGAAATCTTCTATGGCAACCGCAGCACGGGGTCGCGCAACGACTTTGAACAAGCGCTTCATATGGTAAGAACCATGATGGATTCGGGTTTGACTTCCCTCGGGATCATTGACCGGGAGATGGTGACCAAGGAAGAGCTGATGAAAGAGAACAGCAAAATTCTCGATCAATTGTTCGCCCAGACCCGTGAAGTTCTCGAAAGACACCGGGCGGTGTTCCAGCAATCGCTCGCCATCCTCATCAAAGAGGAAGTTCTTTCGGGAGAGCAATTCCGCAACCTGCTTAAAGCCATTACCCAGAAATCGACAGCATGA
- a CDS encoding cell wall elongation regulator TseB-like domain-containing protein — MRRKWRIAAALSLLVLLLGIAGYRFYTIIQSDTWKEEDTAIQKAKEKAGLVTTDKVEPFVGDRPYMIVSGDNAEGKKLIVWVSETEVHSELADNGMAREAARQKVLQTKPEAEIMRITPGKLENTYCWQVFYKAEKDGKKRLYYDYYQFKDGSLLDTWTLSLQ, encoded by the coding sequence GTGCGGAGGAAATGGAGAATAGCGGCTGCCCTGTCCCTGCTAGTCCTGCTGCTGGGGATCGCCGGTTACCGTTTCTACACGATAATCCAATCGGATACGTGGAAGGAAGAGGATACCGCGATCCAGAAGGCGAAGGAGAAGGCGGGCTTGGTTACTACTGATAAGGTAGAGCCTTTTGTGGGGGATCGCCCGTACATGATCGTGAGCGGGGATAACGCGGAAGGAAAGAAGCTCATAGTCTGGGTAAGCGAGACCGAGGTTCACTCGGAGCTGGCGGACAACGGGATGGCACGGGAAGCAGCCAGACAGAAGGTTCTTCAAACCAAGCCGGAGGCCGAAATTATGCGGATCACGCCCGGGAAATTGGAGAACACGTACTGCTGGCAGGTGTTTTATAAGGCTGAGAAAGATGGAAAGAAGCGGCTCTATTACGATTACTACCAGTTTAAGGATGGAAGTTTACTAGACACCTGGACGCTAAGTCTGCAATAA
- a CDS encoding amidohydrolase has protein sequence MQVSKTLVKNGLFLTADETCPLIEGYMEIDGDTISYIGKDAPAEGADYGEIVDGRNRLYMPGLVNTHGHAAMSLLRGVGDDLALQVWLQEKMWPNEARFTSKDVKWGTLLSQLEMVKGGTTSFVDMYDHMNEVAQAVELSGMRGVLTRGVIGLCPPEVQQAKLAEAKQFARDWHGKAEGRITTMMAPHAPYTCPPDYIEKIVDAAHELDLPLHTHMSETAREVAENESEYGLRPVAHLEKLGVFSRPCLVAHGVHLNDEEIGVLAKYDVRVSHNPGSNLKLASGVARVPDLLARGVKVSLGTDGAASNNNLDMFEEMRLAALIHKGVSGDPTAVPAAIALQLGTTMGAESIWLQKVGSLAAGMKADFIALDLDQPHFLPASNYLSHVIYSASAKDVTDVWVDGKQLVRKGKCLTLDEEKIKAEFKSRYSRLMEG, from the coding sequence GTGCAAGTGAGCAAAACTTTGGTCAAAAACGGCCTGTTCCTGACAGCGGATGAAACTTGTCCGTTAATCGAGGGTTACATGGAAATAGATGGGGACACCATCTCCTACATAGGTAAGGATGCCCCGGCGGAGGGAGCCGATTACGGGGAAATAGTGGACGGACGCAACCGACTCTACATGCCGGGGCTGGTAAATACGCACGGCCATGCGGCGATGTCTTTGTTGAGGGGCGTGGGAGACGATCTTGCGCTGCAAGTTTGGCTGCAGGAAAAAATGTGGCCGAACGAAGCGCGGTTTACCTCCAAGGACGTCAAATGGGGAACCCTTCTATCCCAATTGGAGATGGTAAAGGGCGGTACTACCTCCTTCGTTGATATGTACGACCACATGAACGAAGTGGCCCAGGCGGTGGAGCTTTCCGGAATGAGAGGCGTCCTGACACGGGGAGTGATCGGACTATGCCCTCCTGAGGTTCAGCAGGCCAAGCTCGCCGAAGCGAAGCAGTTCGCACGGGATTGGCATGGCAAGGCGGAGGGACGGATTACCACAATGATGGCCCCCCATGCTCCCTACACCTGTCCGCCTGACTATATAGAGAAGATTGTCGACGCCGCGCACGAGCTGGATCTGCCGCTTCATACCCATATGTCCGAAACGGCGCGGGAAGTGGCAGAGAACGAGAGCGAGTACGGGCTTCGTCCCGTTGCTCATCTGGAGAAGCTTGGAGTGTTCTCGCGTCCCTGTCTGGTGGCCCATGGCGTTCATCTGAACGATGAAGAAATTGGGGTGCTGGCAAAATACGACGTCCGGGTTTCCCACAATCCCGGAAGCAATCTGAAGCTGGCGAGCGGGGTGGCCCGCGTTCCCGATCTGCTGGCCCGCGGGGTTAAAGTCTCCCTCGGCACGGACGGAGCGGCGAGCAACAATAACCTCGATATGTTCGAAGAGATGCGCCTGGCCGCCCTGATCCACAAAGGGGTTTCCGGCGATCCGACAGCGGTACCTGCTGCGATTGCCTTGCAGCTCGGCACCACCATGGGGGCCGAATCGATTTGGCTCCAGAAGGTGGGAAGCTTGGCCGCAGGCATGAAGGCCGATTTTATTGCTCTAGATCTGGATCAGCCGCATTTCCTGCCCGCCTCCAATTATTTGTCCCATGTGATTTACTCGGCTTCCGCCAAGGATGTGACCGACGTATGGGTGGACGGAAAGCAGCTGGTCCGCAAAGGGAAGTGCCTGACGCTGGATGAAGAAAAAATCAAAGCCGAGTTCAAGAGCCGGTACAGCCGGTTAATGGAAGGATAA
- a CDS encoding DUF47 domain-containing protein, translating to MFTSKKGETDFFMLLIDAAQNTLEAAHLFRQAMNGDKPPATYYDKLKDLEHKGDAITHQIYKGLNKVFITPIDREDIMELAMTMDDVLDGIEATIARFDYLNIEQSDSYMKEFSAIIVSSCQHILDAFKLLSKKKYMQITEHTLQINSLENEADKLMREGIRAIFTAQKDPYTDFKIKETYERLEDTTDACEDVANILESIVLRYA from the coding sequence ATGTTTACAAGCAAAAAGGGAGAAACCGACTTCTTCATGCTGCTGATCGATGCAGCCCAAAATACATTGGAAGCCGCCCATCTGTTCCGTCAAGCCATGAATGGCGACAAGCCGCCCGCAACGTACTACGACAAGCTTAAGGATCTGGAGCACAAGGGAGACGCCATCACCCACCAGATTTACAAAGGCTTAAACAAAGTGTTCATCACCCCCATTGACCGAGAGGACATTATGGAATTGGCCATGACCATGGATGACGTGCTGGATGGCATCGAGGCCACCATCGCCCGGTTCGATTACCTGAACATCGAGCAGTCGGACTCTTATATGAAGGAATTCTCGGCCATTATCGTCTCGTCCTGTCAGCATATTCTGGACGCCTTTAAGCTCCTCTCCAAGAAGAAATACATGCAGATTACAGAGCATACCCTCCAGATCAACTCGCTCGAAAATGAAGCGGACAAGCTGATGCGCGAAGGCATCCGGGCCATTTTCACCGCCCAGAAGGATCCCTATACCGACTTTAAGATCAAGGAAACCTACGAGCGTCTGGAAGACACAACCGACGCCTGTGAGGACGTCGCCAATATTCTGGAAAGCATCGTTCTCCGCTACGCATAA
- a CDS encoding redox-sensing transcriptional repressor Rex: MKTMKISEAVVRRLPIYLRYLNELRMKDVQTVSSQDLGHKLDLNPAQIRKDLAYFGEFGKKGIGYDVGYLIEKIRQILKLDQYINVALVGAGNLGRALSNYNAYLKDNMKIVAVFDSMPDKIGQQINNLTVKPMSELVETIQANKVRIGIITVPASEAQKVADDFVKSGVEAILNFAPIIIRVPAEIRVHYADFTTELQSLAYYLD, encoded by the coding sequence ATGAAAACCATGAAAATATCCGAGGCCGTCGTCAGGCGGCTTCCCATATATTTGCGTTACTTAAATGAGCTGAGGATGAAGGATGTCCAGACGGTTTCCTCCCAGGATTTGGGGCATAAGCTGGATCTGAATCCGGCCCAAATCCGAAAGGACCTTGCTTATTTCGGAGAGTTCGGGAAGAAGGGCATCGGGTACGACGTCGGATACCTGATTGAGAAGATCCGGCAGATTCTTAAGCTGGATCAGTATATTAACGTTGCCTTGGTCGGAGCCGGTAATCTGGGCCGGGCCTTGAGCAACTATAACGCCTATCTGAAGGACAACATGAAGATCGTCGCCGTGTTCGACTCCATGCCCGACAAAATCGGACAGCAAATCAACAACCTGACGGTAAAACCGATGTCCGAGCTCGTGGAAACGATTCAGGCTAACAAAGTTCGGATAGGCATCATCACCGTGCCGGCGTCGGAAGCCCAGAAGGTGGCGGATGATTTTGTGAAATCCGGAGTGGAGGCTATCCTTAACTTTGCGCCCATCATTATTCGGGTGCCGGCCGAAATCCGGGTGCATTACGCTGATTTTACCACCGAGCTGCAGAGCTTGGCTTACTATTTGGATTAA